One genomic region from Thermococcus sp. encodes:
- a CDS encoding DHH family phosphoesterase, with protein MAVKDCPECHGTGKVKVGEKECPVCEGWGYVPADFKIGDKLKGYRNLDHLGVEDEVDEIPCPECHGKGTVPVYDTCPVCGGTGKVLACDICGKIKGPWEPGMDTTWVCPDCLRKYKVVFILDKTCDYEDVEIGSLYKGTIDRVERFGVFVKLNPHVVGLIKRKDLLGGREYIPGQEIIVQVLDVRPDKREIDLIESPLRHYKTVVVKKELPVTPIAELSKDMAGKTVRIQGRVTQIQVTGGPTVFTITDGTGITWAAAFEAPGVRAYPNISVGDIVEIIGKIAFHSGEIQIEVSDMARLWGPDAARVKQQIEAELDKRAQPKDVGFLVESEVLEKLKPKIMKAAFMIRRAIFEGRPILLRHHSDTDGYTSGLALEYAIVPLIESISPDPQARWKLFKRRPSRAPFYELEDVLKDIIFMIEDHEKFGDPLPLVVIVDNGGTSEDIPAYKRIRAYGVPIVVIDHHDPREWISEDKAKVDEYVDVHVNPHHVKRGYYELTAGMLATEVARFINPEVEDKIKHLPAIAGTGDRSKAPEFYQYLEIAKKSKGLTEEDLKKIAEVIDHEAFYWKFMDGHGIIDEILLLTGNLQRHRELINAIYPEVKEKQEKALKASLPHVKSVVLPNGIRFNTIDVELFAPKFSYPSPGKLSGLIHDHFKEKYGEDSPILTLAYGPDFAVVRASDGMAAYDFDLNAIIPKLQEKLPSAGIEGGGHSYAGSIKFFEGMRKEVLEEFAKQVVKLKKKE; from the coding sequence ATGGCAGTCAAGGACTGTCCCGAGTGTCATGGAACGGGAAAGGTTAAGGTTGGCGAGAAGGAGTGCCCCGTTTGCGAGGGCTGGGGCTACGTTCCGGCTGATTTCAAAATAGGCGATAAGCTGAAGGGCTACAGAAACCTTGACCACCTTGGAGTTGAGGACGAGGTTGATGAAATCCCCTGCCCAGAGTGCCACGGCAAGGGGACTGTTCCGGTTTACGACACCTGTCCAGTCTGTGGTGGAACCGGAAAGGTCCTCGCCTGCGATATATGCGGTAAAATCAAAGGGCCCTGGGAGCCCGGAATGGACACAACCTGGGTCTGTCCGGACTGCCTGAGGAAGTACAAGGTTGTTTTCATTCTCGACAAGACCTGTGACTACGAGGACGTTGAAATCGGAAGCCTCTACAAGGGAACCATAGATAGAGTGGAGCGCTTTGGCGTTTTCGTCAAACTCAACCCCCACGTTGTCGGTTTAATCAAGCGGAAGGACCTCCTCGGCGGAAGGGAGTACATACCCGGGCAGGAGATAATCGTTCAGGTCCTTGACGTGAGGCCAGACAAGAGGGAAATCGACCTAATCGAGTCCCCGCTGAGGCATTACAAGACGGTTGTGGTTAAGAAAGAACTCCCCGTAACGCCAATAGCCGAGCTGAGCAAGGACATGGCCGGAAAGACTGTGAGAATACAGGGAAGGGTGACGCAGATACAGGTAACCGGCGGGCCGACGGTCTTTACCATAACTGACGGAACCGGCATAACCTGGGCGGCCGCATTCGAGGCCCCGGGAGTGAGGGCTTACCCGAACATAAGCGTCGGCGACATTGTTGAAATCATTGGAAAGATAGCCTTCCACTCCGGCGAGATTCAGATAGAAGTCAGCGACATGGCGAGGCTCTGGGGACCGGACGCGGCGAGGGTTAAACAGCAGATAGAGGCCGAACTGGACAAGAGGGCCCAGCCAAAGGACGTGGGATTCCTCGTGGAGAGCGAGGTTCTTGAGAAGCTCAAGCCCAAGATAATGAAGGCGGCCTTCATGATTAGGAGAGCAATCTTTGAAGGTAGACCGATTCTGCTGAGGCACCACTCCGATACAGACGGCTACACCTCCGGTCTGGCACTCGAATACGCGATAGTCCCGTTGATAGAGAGCATCTCCCCCGACCCGCAGGCGAGGTGGAAGCTCTTCAAGCGCAGACCCAGTAGAGCACCCTTCTACGAGCTCGAAGATGTGCTCAAGGACATAATCTTCATGATTGAGGACCACGAGAAGTTCGGCGACCCTCTGCCTCTGGTTGTCATCGTGGACAACGGCGGAACCAGCGAGGACATTCCCGCTTACAAGCGCATAAGGGCCTACGGCGTGCCGATAGTGGTTATAGACCACCACGACCCGAGGGAGTGGATTAGCGAGGATAAGGCCAAGGTTGATGAATACGTCGATGTTCACGTCAATCCACACCACGTGAAGAGGGGTTACTACGAACTAACAGCCGGAATGCTGGCAACGGAAGTGGCTCGCTTCATAAACCCCGAGGTGGAGGACAAGATAAAGCACCTGCCGGCGATAGCTGGAACTGGCGACAGGAGTAAGGCTCCCGAGTTCTACCAGTACCTTGAGATAGCAAAGAAGTCCAAGGGTCTGACCGAGGAGGATTTGAAGAAGATAGCCGAGGTAATAGACCACGAGGCCTTCTACTGGAAGTTCATGGACGGCCACGGAATCATAGACGAGATTCTCCTCCTCACTGGAAACCTGCAGAGGCATCGCGAGCTCATAAACGCGATTTACCCTGAGGTGAAGGAGAAGCAGGAGAAGGCCCTAAAGGCTTCCCTACCCCACGTCAAGAGCGTCGTTTTGCCTAACGGCATAAGGTTCAACACGATAGACGTGGAACTCTTCGCTCCAAAGTTTTCCTACCCATCGCCGGGCAAGTTAAGTGGTTTAATCCACGACCACTTCAAGGAGAAGTACGGCGAGGACAGCCCCATCCTAACGCTCGCTTATGGTCCAGACTTTGCCGTGGTGAGGGCCAGCGACGGAATGGCCGCGTACGACTTCGACTTAAACGCCATAATTCCAAAGCTCCAAGAGAAGCTACCGAGCGCTGGAATAGAGGGCGGTGGCCACAGCTACGCGGGTTCCATTAAGTTCTTCGAGGGCATGAGGAAAGAGGTCTTAGAGGAGTTCGCGAAGCAGGTCGTGAAGCTGAAGAAAAAAGAGTGA
- a CDS encoding DUF2391 family protein produces MMSESNAEEMMNPEPEHEVVELEKLRKSVEKLTRQVEKLEEQKKPDSLGWDDIAQEIVGAITFALPFLFTGEVWDVAKDISVERSLAIFLMTLILAYLFLTKANLGNLKREEIFHIPKRLITVALISYAVSAFLIYIFGIDYIAHFNRLQYLNATVIISTFAVIGAIAVDMVR; encoded by the coding sequence ATGATGAGTGAATCCAATGCTGAAGAGATGATGAACCCCGAACCTGAGCACGAGGTGGTTGAACTGGAGAAGCTCCGCAAGAGCGTGGAGAAACTCACGAGGCAGGTTGAAAAGCTTGAAGAGCAGAAAAAACCCGATTCCCTTGGCTGGGACGACATAGCCCAGGAGATAGTCGGCGCGATAACCTTCGCCCTGCCCTTCCTCTTCACGGGGGAAGTCTGGGATGTTGCCAAGGACATTTCCGTGGAACGTTCCCTCGCGATATTCCTGATGACCCTGATTCTGGCCTACCTCTTCCTTACCAAGGCAAACCTCGGGAACCTGAAGCGTGAGGAGATATTCCATATCCCCAAGAGGCTCATAACGGTGGCTTTGATTTCCTATGCCGTCTCGGCCTTTCTGATATACATCTTCGGAATCGACTACATAGCCCACTTCAACAGGCTCCAGTATCTCAACGCGACGGTTATAATAAGCACGTTCGCGGTCATAGGGGCAATAGCCGTTGACATGGTGAGGTGA
- a CDS encoding DUF3226 domain-containing protein → MRIVTGRKWEAFGNDALLFPEYGKTRDELMAFVDSLKEDETLVTASLELIDIITSRFRKGDDNVLLYSETGKTLTLKETHELRKYLDFDVRGGFSGEEARTSVLFVEGKTDAKFFKAVFKKLFEFKESRKAPGSLRFIERVFERDNFDLLKRESDGHYLAVIPSEGNSGVIRNLGNFLKAMDVFGFAVERLGVAVDVDESRENALASITGKLSGFRHEKTELGYRVGETEVVPLIIGLPFKDELIDWRKPTVEDLMLHLIAREGLLEKIKPGLKALNESLGRKFKPKEVMYLALSAYGHWGNLEGFYELFVMRSRFRNLKAVLRDAGLMEGLRYLAFAER, encoded by the coding sequence ATGAGAATCGTAACCGGCAGAAAATGGGAGGCCTTTGGAAACGATGCCCTCCTTTTTCCGGAATACGGTAAAACCAGGGATGAGCTCATGGCCTTTGTGGACTCTCTCAAAGAGGACGAAACCCTCGTAACGGCCAGTCTCGAGCTGATTGACATCATAACCAGTCGCTTCAGGAAGGGTGATGACAACGTTCTCCTCTACTCCGAGACTGGAAAGACCCTAACGCTTAAAGAAACCCACGAGCTGAGGAAGTACCTCGACTTCGACGTCAGAGGTGGGTTTTCTGGAGAGGAGGCGAGAACATCGGTGCTCTTCGTGGAAGGCAAAACCGACGCGAAGTTCTTCAAAGCGGTTTTCAAAAAGCTCTTCGAGTTCAAAGAGAGCAGAAAAGCCCCGGGGAGTTTAAGGTTCATAGAGCGCGTTTTTGAGCGCGACAACTTCGACCTCCTAAAGAGGGAAAGCGACGGTCACTACTTGGCTGTTATCCCGAGCGAGGGGAACTCGGGGGTTATCAGAAACCTAGGGAACTTCCTTAAGGCCATGGACGTCTTTGGATTCGCAGTTGAAAGGCTCGGTGTTGCCGTTGATGTTGACGAGAGCAGGGAAAATGCCCTCGCCTCGATAACCGGAAAGCTCTCCGGGTTCCGGCATGAGAAGACAGAGCTCGGCTACCGCGTCGGTGAAACGGAGGTGGTTCCGCTCATAATAGGCCTGCCCTTCAAGGACGAGCTCATAGACTGGAGGAAGCCGACCGTTGAGGATTTGATGCTCCATCTCATAGCCAGGGAGGGACTGCTCGAGAAAATAAAGCCCGGTCTCAAAGCCCTCAACGAGAGCCTTGGAAGAAAGTTCAAACCGAAGGAGGTTATGTATCTGGCCCTCTCAGCCTATGGGCACTGGGGAAACCTTGAGGGGTTCTACGAGCTCTTCGTCATGCGCTCTAGGTTTAGAAACCTTAAGGCCGTTCTGAGAGATGCCGGGCTGATGGAGGGTCTCAGGTATCTCGCTTTTGCCGAGCGCTGA